The Panicum virgatum strain AP13 chromosome 5K, P.virgatum_v5, whole genome shotgun sequence genome has a window encoding:
- the LOC120706600 gene encoding histone-lysine N-methyltransferase SETD1B-like yields the protein MASPLTEASPPPTIRDVIGRDDDDDDDNFIAEEEEEEDEDEDEEEWDMSKRMSRLSMEGSDGGDADDEDGGDEAEEEDDDEFEVRSDVNAAAAYGGAGPPPYDVQAPSSASLPGTPDRGAAAAARSPSSPPWWPGPSGGKEYASETEARWPPGAGRRRRYHHRERMAREVWLERAWRARKQRREAAAAVPVVVLGGGGGESPGAGSGGGVAMDMEEVRACRDLGLGLPCDWTVEIPCHALSGVDTASSGGNSPASGSWRISSPGDDPRDVKARLKVWAQAVALASAASRLGS from the exons ATGGCGTCCCCGTTGACAGAAGCCTCGCCTCCTCCGACCATCCGAGACGTCATCGGccgcgatgacgacgacgacgacgataaCTTCAtagcagaggaggaagaggaagaggacgaggacgaggacgaggaggagtgGGACATGAGCAAGCGCATGTCCCGCCTCTCCATGGAGGGctccgacggcggcgacgccgacgacgaggacggcggggacgaagcggaggaggaagacgacgacgagTTCGAGGTGCGGTCGGACGtcaacgccgccgcggcgtacggcggcgcggggccccCTCCGTACGACGTGCAGGCCCCGTCGTCGGCGTCGCTCCCGGGCACGCCCgaccgcggggcggcggcggcggcgcggtcgccgtcgtcgccgccgtggtGGCCCGGGCCGAGCGGCGGCAAGGAGTACGCGAGCGAGACGGAGGCGCGGTGGCCGCCCGGcgccgggaggcggcggcggtaccACCACCGCGAGCGGATGGCGCGGGAGGTGTGGCTGGAGCGCGCGTGGCGGGCGCGGAAgcagcggcgggaggcggccgcggcggtgccggtggtggtcctcggcggcggcggaggcgagtcccccggcgcggggagcggcggcggcgtggcgatgGATATGGAGGAAGTCCGCGCGTGCCGGGACCTGGGCCTGGGCCTCCCCTGCGACTGGACCGTGGAGATCCCCTGCCACGCGCTCTCCGGCGTCGACAccgccagcagcggcggcaaCTCGCCGGCCTCCGGCAGCTGGCGCATCTCCAGCCCCG GGGACGACCCGAGGGACGTGAAGGCGCGGCTCAAGGTGTGGGCGCAGGCGGTggcgctcgcctccgccgcctcccgcctcgGCTCGTGA
- the LOC120706601 gene encoding transcription factor MYB61-like: MGRHSCCYKQKLRKGLWSPEEDEKLMNHITKHGHGCWSTVPKLAGLQRCGKSCRLRWINYLRPDLKRGAFSQEEEDLIIELHAVLGNRWSQIATRLPGRTDNEIKNLWNSSIKKKLRQKGIDPNTHKPLAEVDCKAAPTISTERTSESSDDDPSSGGSLRNLSHILSEAQSPELLPVLGKHRKETTGLAHLRVPPKELFLDQLVSGRDNLPSCRSTGPIPNFPFQQLMCYSNELGSKHGGSTNSLWFNQNDSSCGTVSTVMAPVSPSTLSTSTGLNRSPENPQSGGAGIQSTQFYWDTTNPSSSSSKGSSGSNSLGFELQSTSSILENSIFPWTNLSPDKNSHLEEELKWPDLLHGTFADTPATMQNLSQSLYEDVVKAESQFNMEGLCAAWSQNLQPQQHLQVVSDLYDKDLQRMSLSFENI; the protein is encoded by the exons ATGGGGAGGCACTCCTGCTGCTACAAGCAGAAGCTGAGGAAGGGGCTCTGGTCTCctgaggaagatgagaagctcaTGAACCACATAACCAAACATGGGCATGGCTGCTGGAGCACTGTCCCAAAGCTTGCAG GGCTTCAGAGATGTGGCAAGAGCTGCAGGCTGAGATGGATAAATTACCTGAGGCCTGACCTCAAAAGAGGTGCATTCTCTCAGGAAGAGGAAGACCTTATCATTGAACTCCATGCTGTTTTGGGCAACAG GTGGTCTCAGATTGCAACACGGTTGCCTGGAAGAACTGATAACGAGATCAAGAATCTCTGGAACTCAAGCATCAAGAAGAAGCTCCGACAGAAAGGCATTGACCCCAACACCCACAAGCCCCTTGCCGAGGTTGATTGCAAAGCAGCTCCAACAATCAGTACTGAGAGAACCTCCGAGTCCAGCGATGATGACCCTTCAAGTGGTGGCTCACTTCGCAACTTGAGCCATATTCTCAGTGAAGCACAATCACCAGAGCTGCTGCCAGTGCTCGGTAAGCATCGCAAAGAAACTACTGGTTTGGCACATCTAAGGGTGCCACCAAAGGAGCTattccttgatcagcttgtttCTGGTCGTGATAACCTGCCCAGCTGCCGCTCAACTGGCCCAATCCCAAATTTCCCTTTCCAGCAGTTGATGTGCTACAGCAATGAACTTGGCAGCAAGCACGGTGGAAGCACAAATTCCCTCTGGTTTAACCAGAATGATTCAAGCTGCGGCACTGTTTCCACTGTGATGGCACCAGTTTCGCCATCAACTCTCTCAACATCAACAGGGCTCAATAGGTCACCAGAGAATCCACAATCTGGAGGTGCTGGCATTCAGAGTACCCAATTCTATTGGGATACGACTAAtcctagcagcagcagcagtaaagGAAGCAGTGGAAGCAACAGCTTGGGATTCGAGCTGCAAAGCACAAGCTCAATTCTGGAGAATAGTATCTTCCCCTGGACAAATTTATCACCAGATAAAAATAGCCACCTAGAGGAAGAACTCAAGTGGCCTGACTTGCTCCATGGAACTTTTGCAGATACACCAGCAACCATGCAGAATCTTAGCCAATCACTGTACGAAGATGTGGTCAAAGCCGAGAGCCAATTCAACATGGAGGGCCTCTGTGCTGCTTGGTCTCAAAATCTGCAGCCACAGCAACATCTGCAGGTAGTATCAGATTTGTATGACAAGGATTTGCAGAGAATGTCCTTGTCTTTTGAGAATATCTAG